TTGTTTTCATCATGGAAGTAAAAAGTGTGAACACTTACAGAATAAAGCTTCGTTACACTTCTGTAAACCAGTCGAGCTCACGATACCGTGAGGGGCTGCACTTCCTGTCTGTGGAGTACGAGGATTACAAAGGCTAGAATTATCaggaatataattattattgatggTAAAACAGTCCAAATTACAAAATtcagaaataatacatttgaaatcCTAATAGCAGCAATTGTGTTTCATTTTAGaactttttgtgttgtttttttgcagaaaatAATTTTGAGGAGATCAGCAGGAGAAACAGTTGGCCATCAGGAACCATGACGGTTCCTAAAGGTAGTGATACACACCTGCTCAATAAGTGATACACACCTGATCAATAACTGATACACACCTGATCAATAactaatacacacctgatcaaTACCTGAAACATGTCTGATGCACACCCAATGAATGCCTGATCAATAGCTGATTAATCACTTAATACCTGATACACACCTAATCAATACCTGATTTACATCTGATACACATACAATCAATGCCTGATTATTTTTTgatcttcttttggctgctctcattagggggcgccacagtggatcatctgtcaccccatgtctctcctctgcacatgtccaaaccatctcaatcacacctccctcacacCCGATCTAAACCTGATCAATACCCTATACACACCTGATCAGAAGATCAATACAGTAGCTGCTctttattttgtactttatattttgtttgatgtttattattatttaaatattttgcagGTTCTCCGGTGGAGCAGCAGATCAACAGCAGGATTTCAGAACCTTCATCCAGAATCACTCAAGGTATGAACTTAGGCATGAAAGAAATGATGtgtcgttgttgttgttgttgttgttgttgttgttgttgttatatatttataactggTCTGATTATTAACCAGTGGTTTTTATGTTTAGATCCATACCAGGCGTTAGGGCAGATCAGCAGCCGTCTCGCTAATCCAggtaaaagaaatgtttttaatcagaCACTTTCTAAACACACCTGCTGAGAgttcttttatttctaatttactgcatgtgtgctattaataataactacactacacttcactaaactacactacactgcactacaataaactgcactacactaaactacactaaactacactgcactacactaaactacactgcactgcactacactacactaaactacactacactaaactacactgcactacactaaactacactgcactgcactacactaaactaaactacactacactaaactacactgcactacactatctacactgcactacactaaactacactgcactgcactactctactctactctacactgcactgcaccactctacactacactactctactccactctacactgcactgcactacaccacactgcactgcacttctctacactactctacacagcactactctacactacactgcactacactacactgcactacacttcactaaactacactacactaaaatactacactaaactacactgcactacactaaactacactgcaatacactactctacactgcactacattgcactgcactacactatactactctgcactgcactacattacactgcactactcTGCACtgcactactctacactacactgcactactctACACcgcactgcactacactactccacactacactaaactacactaaactactctacactacactactctacaccacactgcactacactactctactctaaactacactacactacactacactaaactattctacactgcactacactactctacactgcactgcactacactactccacactacactaaactactctacactacactacactactctacacggcactacactactctacactgcactgcactgcactacactactctacaccacactgcactgcactacactactctacactacactaaactactctactctacactacactacactactctacacggcactacactgcactacactacacggcactgcactgcactacactTCAATACACTGCACTACTCTACACTGCaatgcactgcactgcactgtacTACTCTACAcgacactgcactacactgcactgcactacactacactacacactgcactactctacactgcactacactactctaaactacactacactactaagTGTAAATCACATAAACCCTGCGCACTGTGCAGTGCTCTCATATATTATACTCCATACTATACAgtagtatacagtactgtagcgtatatatatatatatatacaccataccacacactaCTCCACTGTACTAAACCATTCTGTCTTATTctacactgtatatatgataTTATTGTTCTATTTTATGCTGTTTTTTGATGCATGGGTTTTCAAGCGAGGGTCCGCAGCAGTGCTGCAGGGGGTCCGCTAATTaatgtggaataaaaataatgattttgatAAGTCTGTAATGATAATTGGATTTTAACTGCAAAATATGTTTGTTAAAATCTTGTTGAAACATTAAGAATATTTGGGAATATACAGACAATGAtgcacaacaacaacaccacTATTCTAATCGTCAATATGATTGGATTCTAGATTGTATGATTTTTGGCTGTGTTTGACATATTTTGTATCAGGGGTCCTGCCCCATGTCTCTATCACCTTTATTATGGTATTGTGGTGTGATTGTTGATGTTGCCCTCGACTCTGCAGGTTCAGGTCAGATCCAGCTGTGGCAGTTTTTGCTGGAGCTCCTGTCAGACAGCAACAACTCCAACATCATCACCTGGGAGGGAACGAACGGCGAGTTTAAGATGACCGATCCGGACGAAGTGGCCAAGCGCTGGGGCGAACGCAAGAGCAAACCCAACATGAACTACGACAAGCTGAGCCGCGCCCTGCGCTACTACTACGACAAGAACATCATGACCAAAGTGCACGGCAAGCGATACGCCTACAAATTCGACTTCCAGGGCATCTCTCACGCGCATCAGAACCACCCGAACGAGGCCAACGTCCTCAAGTTCCAAAACGAAGTGCCCTACGTTCAGAGCTACCACAGCCACCAGCCCAAAGTGAACTTCATGGGCTCACACTCCGGCCCCATGCCCGTGTCCTCGACCAGCTTTTTCCCTCCAAACTCCAACTACTGGAGCTCACCGACCAGCGTGGTGTATCCCAGTTCCCAGATGCCTCGACACCCGGCCACACACTCGCATTTAAACTCTTATTATTAAAACCATGGCCACTAGAAAGTCAGTGTCAAGGGATCTTCACTAGTTTATGTCATAAACAAGATCATCCAGCATCAAGAAAACCTGAGATCTGGACAGAAAGATTCTGCATTTCaagtcttatttaaaaaaaaaaggttaaaactaaaaaagtataatttttaAACTAACTGATCAGCAAAGTTCGCTgcttaaagcagatctttaagGGTTAAAGTCTCGATTTTAGGAACTAATTAAAGCATTTCTAACATTTTTAATGGATTTATAAAGTACAGGAAATCGATGGTGAAAGTGTTTTAGATGCGCTTCACACGTGAccttgtttcatttttattatttatataatatgacATCAATCACATGTGAATTTACTGCATCACTGATTGTTATGTCTCAGATCACTGGAAAGGGAggaaataaagcaaacagaagTTTATAGCCGAACACTTTTTCCTGAACACAAACGGCTCATGTTTGATTTcagattttattgcatttattcgTTCGTCTGAggctttttattcttttgtattCATGATGCAGTATCTGAAGTGTATGTGGATCTCAAggattcaaactcacaaccttctggttAGTG
This sequence is a window from Silurus meridionalis isolate SWU-2019-XX chromosome 21, ASM1480568v1, whole genome shotgun sequence. Protein-coding genes within it:
- the fli1rs gene encoding fli-1 proto-oncogene, ETS transcription factor-related sequence, translated to MDCTIKEALAVVSQDQSIFEPPFGSMKSEITSPAAQAGFRQGSEESTESEWTNTSANIPTKKSEHVNGASRESPVEVSAAKRSRHISSSDGGQQPYQPSYPEPRTSPQSTTEEKRVIVPADPEVWTQDHVRQWVEWAIKEYSLVEVDVSLFLQLDGKMLCKMSKEDMMRLTTHYNADVLLSHLNYLRQSSPTFSYPTTPTNTQPPPRLQVKAENNFEEISRRNSWPSGTMTVPKGSPVEQQINSRISEPSSRITQDPYQALGQISSRLANPGSGQIQLWQFLLELLSDSNNSNIITWEGTNGEFKMTDPDEVAKRWGERKSKPNMNYDKLSRALRYYYDKNIMTKVHGKRYAYKFDFQGISHAHQNHPNEANVLKFQNEVPYVQSYHSHQPKVNFMGSHSGPMPVSSTSFFPPNSNYWSSPTSVVYPSSQMPRHPATHSHLNSYY